A segment of the Actinomycetes bacterium genome:
CGCGCTGAACCCCGCCGCCACGCGCCTGTTCGTCGCCGACGCACGGGCGGGCTCGCCCATGCGAGTCGCCATCAGCGGGCAGTCGCTGACGGCACCCTCGTTCGACCCGTCGGGTGAGGTGTGGACCGCCGGCACGACCCCGGCCGGCCCGGTGGTCTGGGTGGTGTCGGGGGACACCGTCCGCCAGGTCGAGACGCCTGGTCTGGGCCGGCGCCAGGTCCGGGCGCTGCGGATCGCGCGGGACGGCGTACGGGTGGCAGTCGTCCTCGAACACGGTGGGCGCGGGGCGCTCTACCTCGGCCGGATCGTGCGGACGGGCACCGATGTACGCCTCGACGGACTGCATCGCATCGAGTCCTCGCTGCTCGACGTGGCGGACGTGGCGTGGGCGGGTGCGGACTCGATCCTCGCGCTGTCGGCGGACACCCTGCAGCCCTACCTCGTCCAGCCGTTCGGGGTGGTTGTCCCGACGGGGGCGCCGCTGCGCGGGGCCACCAACGTGACGGCGGCGCCCCAGCAGCCGGTGCTGGCCTCGACGAGCAACGGGCGCATCTACACCACGGACAGCACCGACACCTGGCTGGCCCTTCGCGGGGTGCGTCCGGGGACCGGGCGCGACCCGTCCTACCCGGGCTGACCTTCGGATCTGCACAGGCCGGCCAGGTCCCCAGATCCATCGCGCGCATCGGGGCGCGGCCTCAGCGGCGGGCAACCTGGCGGCGTGCTGAGGAGCGCGGTCGAGGCGGGGCAGGCGCTGCTGGACCTCGTGCTGCCGCGGTCGTGCGCGGGGTGCTCGCTCGCGGGACCCCTGCTGTGCCCGAGGTGTGCCGCGCCCTTGCGGCGGGCGGCGGAGCCGACCCAGCCCCGACCGTGCCCCGCCGGCTTCCCACCGACCTGGGCGGTCAGCGCCTACGACGGCCCGGTCCGGGCTGCCGTCCTCGCCCACAAGGAGCACGGCCGGCTCGCGCTCGCGCGTCCCCTCGGGGAGGCGCTGGCCCGCTCCGTCGCCGGGGCTGTGGACTCCGCGCCGGGGCCGGTCGTGCTCGTTCCCGTCCCCTCGAGGGCGGCCGCCACGCGGCAGCGAGGCCACGACCCCGTCCTCCGGATGGCTCGGGTGGCCGCCGCGTGGCTGCGGGAGCAGGGAGTCGATGCGCGCGTGTCCCCGCTCCTGCGCGCGCGACGGCGGCTGGCCGACCAGGCGGGGCTGTCGGCCGGGGCTCGGACGGTGAACCTCGGCGGCGCCCATCGCGTCCGCCCGAGGGTCCGTCTGCCGGGCGACCACGACTGCGTGGTCCTGGTGGACGACGTGGTGACGACGGGCGCGAGCCTCACCGAGGCGACACGTGCGCTACTGACGGCGGGAGTGCCCGTCCATGCCGCCGCCGTGGTCGCCGCCACCCAGCGGCGCCGGCCCGGTTGAGGGGGCCCGGTCGAGTCGCCCCCTTGCTGAGTCGCGGGCCCTTGTGCCCTGGCCGCTCTCTCGCGCCCTCGACTAGCGTCGACCCACGCGACCTCGAGCCTCACCACGCCATCGGCCAGAGGTCGCGAGTGGTCCCAGGGTGGCGAAGCAGTCGAGGAGGCGCGCGTTGGTCGACATCGTGGTGAGGGGCCGGGGCGTCGAGGTCTCGGACCGCTTCCGGGAGCGCGTGGGCGAGAAGTTGGCCAAGGTCGAGCGCCTGGACCACAAGGTGCAGCTGGTCGACGTGGAGGTGTCGAAGGAGGCCAACCCGAGGCTGGCGGACCGCGCGTACCGGGTCGAGCTGACCATCCGCAGCCGCGGCCCCGTGGTCCGCGCCGAAGCGGCGTCGGACGACAAGTACTCCGCGCTCGACGTCGCCTGCGGGAAGCTCGAGTCCCGCCTTCGCCGGCTGGCCGACCGCCGCCGCAGCCACCACGGCACGTCGCACGCCGCCAGCGCGGCGGTCGTCCATGACGAGGGCCATGACGAGGGCCAGGGCGCCGCGTCCGAGGCGCCCGACCCCTGGGCCGCCCCCGACGTCCTCCCCCCGCTGGTGCGCGAGAAGGTCCATGAGGCCAAGCCGATGACCCTCGACGAGGCATTGGAGGCCATGGAGCTGGTGGGCCACGACTTCTACCTGTTCGTCGACGCCGAGAGCTACGACCCCTCCGTCGTCTACCGGCGCAGCAGGGGGTACGACTACGGGGTGATCCGGCTGCGCGTCGCGGGCTGAGCCTGCGGCCACGGCTGGCCCGCTCGGGTGGGAGGCACCTAGCCCGTCCGGGCCGGTCACTCCTGGCCCGTTCCGTCCTCGCCTGTCATCATGGGGTGGACACGCAGGCCGGCGTCCCTGGGCGCCGGCGCAGGTGCCCGGGTCGGAGGGGGCGGGGTGGACACGGGTCTCACGCTGGTCCAGGACAGTCGGCCGGTGGTCGTCCACGAGTCCGCCGGACCCGGCGAGGGTTCCGCGGCCGACGACGGACCGACGGTCCGGGTGCTCGTGGTGGACGACCACGCGCTCTTCCGTCGCGGGCTTCGCAGCGTGCTTGAGGCCGAGCCTGGCGTCGTCGTGGTCGGTGAGGCCGCGGACGGCGTCGAGGCGGTCGAGCAGGTCGAGGCCCTAGCGCCCGACGTCGTCATGCTCGATGTCCGCATGCCCCGGCTGGACGGTATCGATGCCTGCGCGCGCATCAAGGAGGCGCGACCGGCGACCAGGGTGGTCATGCTCTCGGTGAGCGAGGACGACGCGGACCTGTACGCCGCCATCCGGGCGGGCGCCTCTGGCTACCTGCTCAAGGAGGTCGGTGTCGAGGAGGTCGTCGACTGCGTGCGCGCGGTCTCCCGCGGTCAGTCGCTGGTCAGCCCACGCCTGGCCGGCAAGCTGATGGACGAGTTCGCCGCCCTCGCCCGCCGAACCGCCGACGCGCCGCGGGCGTCGACCGCGCCCAGGCTCACCGAGCGCGAGCTCGAGGTGCTGGGGCTGGTCGCCGAGGGGCTGAACAACGGCGAGATCGCCAAGCGGCTGTTCATCAGTCAGAACACGGTGAAGAACCACGTGCGCAACATCCTGGAGAAGCTCCAGCTGCACTCCCGCATGGAGGCCGTCATGTACGCCGTCCGCGAGAAGATCCTCGACCTCGGCTAGCGCATCAGGTCCACCCGACGTGGACGCTGCCCGCCGAGCTCTGCGCGGTGATCGAGCGCGCAGCCTTCGGGTCGGTCGCGATGTCGACGGTGGCGCTGCCCGCGGAGCTGTGCGCGTCCACCGCGTACGCCGTCCCGTCGTCGGGGACCGCCACGGTGACCGAACCCGCGGAGCTGGTGGCGGTGACGGTGCTCGGCGGGGCGCTGAAGCGGAGGTCGAGGCTGCCGGCGCTCGACGAGGCAGTCACGCTCGCCGCGCGCAGCCCGTCGCCGAAGACCCCGCCGGCGGAGGAGTGCGCGACGACGGTCCCACTGACGCCGACCAGGTCGATCCCGCCGCCGCTGCTCGACAGGTCGAGCGCGGTGCCCGCGGGGACGACCAGGGCCACCGACGTCGAGCCGGAGATGCCGCCGAGGGTGAGGGCCGAGCAGTGCGAGCGCACCACGAGCCGGCCGCCGACGCGGTCGGCGGTCACGGTGGGCCGGTCGAAGGTCATCCACGACTTCGTGGTGAGGCTGATCGAGGTCTGCGGCCCCTCGGTGACCCGGATGCCGCCGCAAGGCTGGTGCACCTCGACGGTGCCCGCCGCGGCGAGGCTCTCGTGCGTGGTCTGCGAGCGCAGCCAAAGCAGGCTGGCCAGCGTCAGCGAGCCGGATGCGATGGCGAGCACGGCGAGCAGGAGCCCAGCCAGGACGACGAGCGGGGCTCCCGGGCCGTGCTGGCGCGGTGGCCGCCCCGCCGGGGCCGGCGGCGTCAGGGTGGCCGTCACGGCGCGCCCTCCAGGTAGCGCAGCACCGCGAGGACGCGGCGGTGGTCGTCCTCAGCCGGGAGCAGTCCGAGCTTGCTGAAGATGCTGCTGACGTGCTTCTCGACCGCGCCGTCGCCGACCACCAGCGCGGCCGCGATGGCCGCGTTCGAGCGGCCCTCGGCCATCAGCTGCAGCACCTCGCGCTCGCGGCGGGTCAGGGTCTGCAGCGGGTCGCGGCGACGCGAGCGGGCCAGCAGCTGCGAGACCACCTCCGGGTCGAGGGCCGTGCCGCCCTCGGCGACCCGGCGCACGTCGGCGAGGAAGTCGCCCACGTCGGCCACCCGGTCCTTGAGCAAGTAGCCGACCCGGCTGGAGTCCCCGGCCAGCAGCTCGGAGGCATAGCGCTCCTCCACGTACTGCGAAAGGACGAGGACGGCAATGTGCGGCCACGACGACCGGATGACCAGCGCCGCGCGCAGGCCTTCGTCGGTGTGTGTCGGCGGCATCCGTACGTCGGTGACGACCACGTCGGGGGAGAGGTCCTCGACGGCGGAGAGCAGGTCCTGCGAGTCCGCGACGGCAGCCACCACCTCGTGGCCGTCCTCGGACAGCAGTCGGGCGAGGCCCTCGCGCAGGAGGGCGAAGTCCTCGGCGATCACGACACGCACGGCAGCTCCACGAAGACGACCGTCCCACCACCGGATGGGCTGGTGACGACGAGACGCCCGTCGACGGCGGCGACTCGGTCGCTGAGGCCGGCCAGCCCCGAGCCCGGAGCGGCGGCCGCACCGCCGCGCCCGTCGTCCGACACCCAGACCAGCAGCTGCGTCGGCGTCCGCCGCACGCTGACCGTCGCGCGGGTCGCGCGGGCATGCCGGGCGACGTTGGTCAGGGCCTCGGCCACCACGAAGTACGCCACCGCCTCGATCGTCGCGGGGGCGCGGGCCGAGGACAGCGCGGGGTCGACGTCGACGACCACGGGCACGGGGGAGCGCGCCGCGAGCGCTGACAGGGCGGGGTCGAGGCCGCGGTCGGTCAGGACGGCGGGGTGCACGCCGCGGATCACGTTGCGCAGCTCCACGATCGCCCGCTTCGCCTCGTCGTGCGCGGTGTCGAGCAGCTCCGCCACACCCTCCGGGTCGGTGTCGAGGCGGCGCCGGGCCAGGCCGATGTTCATAGCGAGGGAGACGAGCTGCGGCTGCACACCGTCGTGCAGGTCCCGCTCGATCCGGCGGCGCTCCTCGTCCGCGGCACCGACGACGGCCGCCCGGGTCTCCGTGAGCGTGCTGACCTGGGCGCGCAGCAGGTCCGACTCGGACGGGCCGAGCAGCGCCCGCGCCAGCCCCACGTCGGCCGCGGCCGTGACCCGCGCGACGGCGCCGGCGAGGAACAGCAGCCCGACGCCGATGACGCCGGCCGCGATGCACCCGGCGACCCCCCGCGGGTCGAAGTCGCCCCACTGGATCGCCGGGCCGTCCGGGATGCGGTGCGCGTAGATCGGGAAGGTGACGGTGGCGAACGCCAGGCACCAGGTCGAGATGACCACGGCGAACCAGAGCGGCCCGAGGACCAGGCCGATCAGCCCGTGCGCGAGGTCCTTCCACGGGCCGCTGGTCGCGAGGGTCCGCATCAGCCGGCGCCACCGCGGCGTCCCGGGGTCGCTGCGCGGCCACGGCCGCGACGGGATGTCCACGTCGAGGACGGCGAAGATCCGCGCCCGGTTCATCCGGCCGAAGAGGTGGCCCGCGGCGAGCGTGCCCAGAGCGACGAGGAAGCCGACGCCGATGATCGACAGGCCGACGCTGACCGCGATGCCGGTGACCAGCACGGTGCCGACGAACACGCCGACGACCAGGTCGAGCGCCGCGTTCGCGGTGGCTCGCCACGTGGTCAGTGACCACGGCATCGACTGCATCGGGGCTCGCTTCCTCGGTCGCGTACGGATCGGCGGGCTTCACGCTACGGACGCGACGCTGGCCCGGGCCATGCGGACCGCCACCGTGTCGCGGTGGGGTTCCCCCCCGTACGGATCCGGGTGGTCGCACCGCTGACCGCCCGGGCCGTCGGTCGAGAGCCTGGTGGCCGTTCACCTGGAACCGCCATTGGAGGCTGTCATGCAACGCGCCGGCGCTGCACTCGGAATCGCCCGCTGGTCCGCCCGTCACCCCTGGCGAGCCATCGCGGGCTGGCTCGTCTTCATCGCCCTCTGCCTCGTCGCAGGCGGGGCGATCGGGACCCGCTCGCTCGCCGACTCCGACTCGGGGTCCGGACAGTCGGGGACCGCCGACAAGGTGGTCGCCGCCGCCGGGTACCCCAGCCGCATCACCGAGAACGTGCTCGTGCAGCCGCGGCAGGGGCGCGACGGCGCCCAGGTCGCCGTGGCCGTGCGGGAGCTGCGCGCGTCACTGCGGTCGTTGTCCGCCGTGCAGGAGGTCGAGGCGCCCCAGGTCTCCGCCGACGGACGGACGACCCTGCTCCCGGTGGTGATGTCGGCCGGCGGGCGGACCGGGGACGCGGCGACGACGTACGCCATCGCGCACCTGGCACCCGTCGAGGCCGCGGTCGGCGCCGTCGCGAAGCAGCACCCGACGCTGCGCGTCGAGCAGGCCGGGGACGCCTCGCTCGAGGACGCGGTCGACAAGCAGGTCGGCACGGACTTCCACCGCGCCGAGGTCCTCAGCATCCCGCTGACGCTCCTCATCCTGGTCGTCGCCTTCGGCGCGCTCGCCGCGGCGGGGGTGCCGGTGCTGCTCGCACTGTCAGCGGTCGCCTCGGCGCTCGGCCTGTCGGCGTTCACCTCCCACGTCGTCCCCAACGCGAACGCCCTGTCGTCGGTCGTGCTGCTGATCGGCATGGCCGTCGGCGTGGACTACTCGTTGTTCTACCTGCGCCGGGAGCGCGAGGAGCGCGCGGCCGGCCGGTCGTCCATCGACGCGGTCGAGATCGCCGCGGCGACCTCGGGCCGGGCGATCCTGGTGTCCGGTGTCTCCGTGCTCATCGCGATGTGCGGCATGCTGCTCGCCGGCAATGTGGTGTTCATCTCGATGGGCATCGGCATGATCCTCGTGACCGCTGTCGCGGTGCTGGGGTCGCTGACCGTCCTGCCGGCCCTGCTCGCCAAGCTCGGCCACCGCGTCGACCGGCCGCGGGTGCCGCTCGTGCACCGGCTGCGCAGCCGCGACGGGTCCGGCCGGTTCTGGCCGGCCGTCCTGCGGGTGGTGCTGGCGCGTCCGTCGGCCTCCCTCGCCGTCGGCGCCACCGTGCTGCTGGCTCTCGCCGTACCGGCCCTGGGCATGCAGCTGCGCACCAGCGGTCCGGAGGACCTGCCCCGGTCGATCCCGCGCCTCACCACGTATGACCGGATCGTCGCCGCGTTCCCGCAGGAGGGCACCGTGCACCAGGTGGTCGTCTCCAGCGACCGTCCGCTCGACCGCGCCGCGGTGGGTTCGGCGGTGCGGATGCTGGAGCGCTCCACCGCCGCCCAGCCGCGCCTGTTCTCGGCCGAGACATCGACGCCGGACTTCTCGCCGGACCGCACGGTGGCGACGTTCGACGTCGCCGTCCCCTACGACCAGGCGGACCCGCGGGCCCGCCAGGGCCTGCACGAGCTGCGCTCGACGCTGCTGCCCGCCGCGTTCGGGGACCTGCCGGGCACGCACGTGGCCGTCACCGGCCAGATCGCCGGGGACGCCGACTTCTCGGCCCAGCTGCGCGGGCACCTGCCGCTGGTGATGGGTTTCGTCCTGCTGCTGACGTTCCTCGTTCTGGTGCTCGCGTTCCGGTCGGTCGTCGTCGCGGGAACGGCGGTGCTGCTGAACCTGCTGTCGGTCAGCGCTGCCTACGGCCTGCTCGTGCTGGTGTTCCAGCACACCTGGGCCGAGGGGCTGCTGGGGTTCCACTCCAACGGCGCCGTCATCTCGTGGCTGCCGCTGTTCCTGTTCGTCGTGCTGTTCGGGCTGTCGATGGACTACCACATCTTCGTCGTCTCGCGGATCCGCGAGGCGGCGCTGCGAGGGCTCCCGACGCGGGCGGCCGTGGCCGAGGGCGTGACCCGTTCCGCGGGTGTCGTCACGAGCGCGGCGGTGGTGATGGTGGCGGTGTTCGGCATCTTCGCCACCCTGTCGCTGCTCGACTTCAAGCAGCTCGGTGTCGGGCTGGCGGCGGCGGTGCTCATCGACGCGACGCTGGTCCGAGCG
Coding sequences within it:
- a CDS encoding DUF4097 family beta strand repeat-containing protein, translated to MTATLTPPAPAGRPPRQHGPGAPLVVLAGLLLAVLAIASGSLTLASLLWLRSQTTHESLAAAGTVEVHQPCGGIRVTEGPQTSISLTTKSWMTFDRPTVTADRVGGRLVVRSHCSALTLGGISGSTSVALVVPAGTALDLSSSGGGIDLVGVSGTVVAHSSAGGVFGDGLRAASVTASSSAGSLDLRFSAPPSTVTATSSAGSVTVAVPDDGTAYAVDAHSSAGSATVDIATDPKAARSITAQSSAGSVHVGWT
- a CDS encoding response regulator transcription factor, producing MDTGLTLVQDSRPVVVHESAGPGEGSAADDGPTVRVLVVDDHALFRRGLRSVLEAEPGVVVVGEAADGVEAVEQVEALAPDVVMLDVRMPRLDGIDACARIKEARPATRVVMLSVSEDDADLYAAIRAGASGYLLKEVGVEEVVDCVRAVSRGQSLVSPRLAGKLMDEFAALARRTADAPRASTAPRLTERELEVLGLVAEGLNNGEIAKRLFISQNTVKNHVRNILEKLQLHSRMEAVMYAVREKILDLG
- a CDS encoding response regulator transcription factor, which translates into the protein MRVVIAEDFALLREGLARLLSEDGHEVVAAVADSQDLLSAVEDLSPDVVVTDVRMPPTHTDEGLRAALVIRSSWPHIAVLVLSQYVEERYASELLAGDSSRVGYLLKDRVADVGDFLADVRRVAEGGTALDPEVVSQLLARSRRRDPLQTLTRREREVLQLMAEGRSNAAIAAALVVGDGAVEKHVSSIFSKLGLLPAEDDHRRVLAVLRYLEGAP
- a CDS encoding MMPL family transporter — encoded protein: MQRAGAALGIARWSARHPWRAIAGWLVFIALCLVAGGAIGTRSLADSDSGSGQSGTADKVVAAAGYPSRITENVLVQPRQGRDGAQVAVAVRELRASLRSLSAVQEVEAPQVSADGRTTLLPVVMSAGGRTGDAATTYAIAHLAPVEAAVGAVAKQHPTLRVEQAGDASLEDAVDKQVGTDFHRAEVLSIPLTLLILVVAFGALAAAGVPVLLALSAVASALGLSAFTSHVVPNANALSSVVLLIGMAVGVDYSLFYLRREREERAAGRSSIDAVEIAAATSGRAILVSGVSVLIAMCGMLLAGNVVFISMGIGMILVTAVAVLGSLTVLPALLAKLGHRVDRPRVPLVHRLRSRDGSGRFWPAVLRVVLARPSASLAVGATVLLALAVPALGMQLRTSGPEDLPRSIPRLTTYDRIVAAFPQEGTVHQVVVSSDRPLDRAAVGSAVRMLERSTAAQPRLFSAETSTPDFSPDRTVATFDVAVPYDQADPRARQGLHELRSTLLPAAFGDLPGTHVAVTGQIAGDADFSAQLRGHLPLVMGFVLLLTFLVLVLAFRSVVVAGTAVLLNLLSVSAAYGLLVLVFQHTWAEGLLGFHSNGAVISWLPLFLFVVLFGLSMDYHIFVVSRIREAALRGLPTRAAVAEGVTRSAGVVTSAAVVMVAVFGIFATLSLLDFKQLGVGLAAAVLIDATLVRAVLLPSAMAVLGRWNWWLPRSWERLPHLEGAGTPAPGAATGPQPVAAPVPALVDR
- a CDS encoding sensor domain-containing protein, which encodes MQSMPWSLTTWRATANAALDLVVGVFVGTVLVTGIAVSVGLSIIGVGFLVALGTLAAGHLFGRMNRARIFAVLDVDIPSRPWPRSDPGTPRWRRLMRTLATSGPWKDLAHGLIGLVLGPLWFAVVISTWCLAFATVTFPIYAHRIPDGPAIQWGDFDPRGVAGCIAAGVIGVGLLFLAGAVARVTAAADVGLARALLGPSESDLLRAQVSTLTETRAAVVGAADEERRRIERDLHDGVQPQLVSLAMNIGLARRRLDTDPEGVAELLDTAHDEAKRAIVELRNVIRGVHPAVLTDRGLDPALSALAARSPVPVVVDVDPALSSARAPATIEAVAYFVVAEALTNVARHARATRATVSVRRTPTQLLVWVSDDGRGGAAAAPGSGLAGLSDRVAAVDGRLVVTSPSGGGTVVFVELPCVS
- a CDS encoding phosphoribosyltransferase family protein, whose protein sequence is MLRSAVEAGQALLDLVLPRSCAGCSLAGPLLCPRCAAPLRRAAEPTQPRPCPAGFPPTWAVSAYDGPVRAAVLAHKEHGRLALARPLGEALARSVAGAVDSAPGPVVLVPVPSRAAATRQRGHDPVLRMARVAAAWLREQGVDARVSPLLRARRRLADQAGLSAGARTVNLGGAHRVRPRVRLPGDHDCVVLVDDVVTTGASLTEATRALLTAGVPVHAAAVVAATQRRRPG
- the raiA gene encoding ribosome-associated translation inhibitor RaiA, with protein sequence MVDIVVRGRGVEVSDRFRERVGEKLAKVERLDHKVQLVDVEVSKEANPRLADRAYRVELTIRSRGPVVRAEAASDDKYSALDVACGKLESRLRRLADRRRSHHGTSHAASAAVVHDEGHDEGQGAASEAPDPWAAPDVLPPLVREKVHEAKPMTLDEALEAMELVGHDFYLFVDAESYDPSVVYRRSRGYDYGVIRLRVAG